CAAGCGACTCTAGCATTCGGTGTGACGAAGGGTGGCTTTTTTGATAAATGGCTAATCATTTCATATCGCATTGGTCGATAATAATGTAGTATAGAGATACTTGACTGATTTAAAGCACTACTACTGTAGTCGTATTGAGGAGGATTTTAGTTTGAAAGCAACCCCTGAAGCATCATTGCAAAAAAAATTGCTGCCGCGTCATATTACGTTTATGGCAATGGGTGGCGTCATCGGAACGGGTATTTTCAAAGGTAGTTCCGAAACAATCGGCTTGGCAGGTCCGGGCGTAATTCTCACGTATATTTTTGCCGGCTTGCTACTGCTCGTTGTAATGGGCGCGATTGCTGAAATGGCAACCGTGTATCCGAATCGCAATATGAAGGACTTTATCTCGCTTGCCTTTGGTCAACGACTTGCCTTTATTGTTGGCTGGTTGTACTGCTTTATGTGGCTGGCGGTTTGCGTAATTGAAGTGATCGCTGCGGGTAGCTTCCTGCAATTCTGGTTTGCTGATACACCGCTCTGGTTGCTGAGTCTAGTGAGTGCTATCTTTGTACTGCTGGTCAATACGATGAGCGTAGGCAGATTGGGCGAGCTGGAATTCTGGCTGGCAGGTATCAAGATTGCCATGATCATTATCTTTATCATTCTGGGTGCTTGCCTGCTGTTCGGTATTATTCCTAGCAGCAATACACCGTATCTGAGCAATTTGACTGCTCACGGCGGATTTTTGCCGAATGGTTGGATGGCTGTCGTATCTGCGCTTCTGGTCGTTATGTTCTCCTATGGCGGCTCTGAGCTAATCGGTCTAACACTGACCGAGACACCAGATGCAGATAAAGTAC
The DNA window shown above is from Paenibacillus sp. JQZ6Y-1 and carries:
- a CDS encoding amino acid permease; protein product: MKATPEASLQKKLLPRHITFMAMGGVIGTGIFKGSSETIGLAGPGVILTYIFAGLLLLVVMGAIAEMATVYPNRNMKDFISLAFGQRLAFIVGWLYCFMWLAVCVIEVIAAGSFLQFWFADTPLWLLSLVSAIFVLLVNTMSVGRLGELEFWLAGIKIAMIIIFIILGACLLFGIIPSSNTPYLSNLTAHGGFLPNGWMAVVSALLVVMFSYGGSELIGLTLTETPDADKVLPKIVKSFILRIILFYTLPILIICGLIPWNQLSGQDSPFVQVLTATGLQGAAHIINFILVTAVLSAANSGIYGATRMLHSMATNNEAPALLAKTSRRGVPVNSLILCAVILLIGAWLAYVAQDQVFGILIAVPGFVVLLVWISICLSQLKLRKQYPVEPKFRIWGYPYISGLTAICLFVIAILFLFDANNRISIGACIIFLIVLLISAFFKFRGKSQA